CCTCTCTGCTGAACATGGTTCTCTTAACCCGAATCAGATGCCGGAAAAAGCGGTGAATCTGCAAGGCGTTAACCGTATTGCGCCGCTGACGACGGGCGATGTCGTACTGCAAAGCGCGCGTAGCGTTGCGGTTGGCGTGATGTTAGGTATCGATCCGGCGCAAAAAGATCCATTAACGCCGTATCTGGTCAATGTGAAGCAAAGCGAATTACAGCCGGGTAAGTATAATGTCATCCTCGGCGAGCAGCTCGCCGGACAGTTAGGGGTCAACCGCGGCGATCAGATTCGGCTAATGGTGCCATCTGCCAGCCAGTTTACGCCAATGGGACGCCTGCCCAGCCAGCGTCTGTTTACGGTGATTGGCACATTTGCCGCCAATAGCGAGGTCGATGGCTATGAAATGCTGGTCAATATTCAGGACGCGTCGCGTTTAATGCGCTATCCGGCAGGCAATATTACCGGCTGGCGTCTGTGGCTGGATGAACCGCTGCAAGTCGATACCCTCAGCCAACAGACGCTGCCGCAAGGCACGAAGTGGCAGGACTGGCGCGAACGCAAAGGCGAGTTGTTCCAGGCTGTGCGCATGGAAAAGAACATGATGGGATTGTTGCTGAGCCTCATCGTGGCGGTCGCGGCTTTTAACATTATTACTTCGTTGGGCCTGATGGTTATGGAGAAGCAGGGTGAAGTGGCGATTTTACAAACTCAAGGGCTGACGCCGCGACAAATTATGATGGTCTTTATGGTGCAGGGCGCCAGCGCCGGGATTATCGGCGCGCTGTTGGGCGCCGCGCTGGGCGCATTGCTTGCCAGCCAACTGAATAACCTGATGCCGATCATCGGCGCGTTTCTGGATGGCGCTGCGTTGCCCGTGGCGATAGAGCCGTTACAGGTGATCGTTATCGCGCTGGTGGCAATGGCCATCGCGCTGCTTTCTACGCTTTATCCTTCCTGGCGCGCTGCCGCCACTCAACCCGCTGAGGCTTTACGTTATGAATAAGATCCTGTTGCAATGCGACAACCTGTGCAAACGCTATCAGGAAGGCACCGTACAAACCGACGTGTTGCACGATGTCAGCTTCAGTATCGGCGAAGGCGAAATGATGGCGATCGTCGGCAGTTCCGGTTCGGGTAAAAGTACGTTGCTGCATCTGTTAGGCGGGCTGGATACGCCCACCTCCGGCGATGTGATTTTTAGCGGCCAGCCGATGAGCAAACTCTCTTCTGCGGCAAAAGCGGAATTACGTAACCAGAAACTGGGGTTTATCTATCAGTTTCATCATCTCCTGCCGGATTTTACGGCGCTGGAAAACGTGGCGATGCCATTATTGATTGGCAAAAAGAAACCGGCGGAGATTGACGCTCGGGCGCGAGAAATGCTGCACGCCGTAGGGCTGGAGCATCGCGCAACCCATCGACCTTCGGAACTTTCCGGCGGTGAGCGCCAGCGTGTCGCGATAGCGCGCGCGTTGGTGAATAACCCGCGTCTGGTGCTGGCGGATGAGCCGACCGGTAATCTCGATGCGCGTAATGCCGACAGTATTTTTGAGCTTCTGGGCGAGTTAAATCGTCTGCAGGGAACCGCGTTTCTGGTGGTGACTCACGATTTGCAACTGGCGAAACGTATGAGCCGCCAGCTTGAGATGCGCGATGGCCGCCTGACGGCGGAACTGAGCCTGATGGGGGCTGAGTAATGGCGTCGCCTTTATCATTGTTAATTGGCTTGCGTTTCAGCCGTGGACGGCGGCGCGGCGGTATGGTTTCGCTCATTTCCGTCATTTCTACCATCGGTATCGCGCTGGGCGTGGCGGTGTTGATTGTCGGTTTAAGCGCGATGAACGGTTTCGAACGCGAGTTGAATAACCGTATTCTGGCGGTGGTTCCGCACGGGGAGATTGAAGCGGTCAATCAGCCGTGGACCAACTGGCGTGAAGCGCTGGCAAAAGTGCAGAAGGTGCCAGGCATTGCCGCCGCCGCGCCGTATATCAATTTTACCGGCCTGGTAGAGAGCGGGGCCAATTTGCGCGCCATTCAGGTTAAAGGCGTCGACCCTAAGCAAGAGCAGCAGCTTAGCGCGTTACCGTCATTTGTGCAAAATCACGCCTGGGATCATTTCAAAGCGGGCGAGCAGCAGATCATTATCGGTAAAGGCGTCGCCGATGCGCTGAACGTGAAACAGGGCGACTGGGTGTCCATCATGATCCCCAATGCGAATGCCGACCATAAGCTGCTCCAGCCCAAACGCGTGCGTTTGCATGTCATCGGGATTCTGCAACTGAGCGGCCAGCTCGATCACAGCTTCGCCATGATCCCGCTTGAGGATGCGCAGCAGTATCTGGATATGGGGTCCAGCGTTTCCGGTATCGCGCTTAAAGTCCACGACGTGTTTAATGCGAACAAACTGGTGCGTGACGCGGGTGAAGTGACTAACAGCTATGTCTACATTAAGAGCTGGATCGGCACCTACGGCTATATGTATCGCGATATCCAGATGATTCGCGCCATTATGTATCTGGCGATGATTCTGGTGATCGGCGTGGCCTGTTTTAATATCGTTTCCACCTTAGTGATGGCGGTAAAAGACAAAAGCGGCGACATTGCGGTATTAAGAACGCTGGGGGCGAAAGATGGTTTGATTCGTGCCATTTTCGTCTGGTACGGGCTACTGGCGGGCTTGCTGGGCAGCTTGATTGGCGTGGCGATCGGCGTTGTCGTTTCGCTTCAGCTTACCGCCATTATTAATGGGATTGAAAAGGCGATCGGGCATCAGTTTTTGTCCGGCGATATCTATTTTATCGACTTCCTGCCATCCGAATTACATTGGCTGGACGTTGTTTACGTACTGGTCACAGCGTTGTTGTTAAGCTTACTGGCGAGCTGGTATCCGGCGCGGCGGGCGAGCAACATTGACCCTGCGCGAGTATTGAGCGGCCAGTAATCGCGGAATATAAAAACAAGGAGCGGTGATGTATTACGGGTTTGACATTGGCGGAACAAAGATTGCGTTAGGCGTATTTGACTCAACGCGGCGGCTGCAGTGGGAAAAACGGGTTCCCACGCCCCATACCAGCTATAGCGCCTTTTTAGACGCCGTATGCGAACTGGTCGAGGAAGCCGACCAGCGATTTGGCGTAAAAGGGTCGGTAGGGATTGGCATACCCGGTATGCCGGAAACCGAAGACGGCACGCTGTACGCCGCGAATGTCCCGGCAGCCAGCGGTAAGCCGTTGCGCGCCGATCTCAGCGCCCGACTGGATCGCGATGTGCGTCTGGACAATGACGCTAACTGTTTTGCCTTGTCCGAAGCCTGGGATGATGAATTCACGCAATATCCTTTGGTTATGGGGCTTATCCTCGGCACCGGCGTCGGCGGTGGCCTGGTGCTAAACGGGAAGCCGATTACCGGTCAGAGCTATATCACCGGCGAGTTTGGTCATATGCGTTTGCCGGTTGACGCGCTAACGTTGATGGGGTTTGATTTTCCTCTCCGCCGTTGTGGATGCGGTCAGATGGGCTGCATTGAGAATTATCTGTCCGGGCGCGGGTTTGCGTGGCTATATCAGCATTATTATGATCAATCGCTGCAGGCGCCGGAGATTATCGCGTTGTGGGAGCAGGGCGATGAGCAGGCGCACGCGCATGTTGAGCGCTATCTGGATTTACTGGCGGTTTGTCTGGGGAATATACTGACGATTGTCGATCCCGATTTATTGGTGATCGGCGGCGGACTATCGAACTTTACGGCAATAACAACGCAACTGGCGGAAAGACTGCCGCGCCATCTCCTCCCTGTTGCCCGCGCGCCGCGCATTGAGCGTGCGCGGCATGGGGATGCAGGTGGGATGCGCGGTGCTGCTTTTTTACATCTTACCGACTAATCAAAAAAAGAGGTTGTTATGCAGTCGCGTCGGTTTCATCGATTAAGCCGCTTTCGTAAAAATAAACGTCTGTTGCGTGAACGTCTGCGCCAGCGGATCTTTTTCAGAGACAGAGTGGTGCCGGAAATGATGGAAAACCCAAGAGTATTAGTCCTTACAGGTGCAGGAATTTCTGCAGAGTCTGGTATTCGTACGTTTCGCGCGGCGGATGGCCTTTGGGAAGAGCATCGGGTTGAAGACGTGGCAACGCCGGAAGGATTCGCCCGTAATCCGGGGCTGGTGCAGACATTTTATAATGCCCGCCGTCAGCAGCTTCAACAGCCGGAAATACAACCCAATGCGGCGCATCTGGCGTTAGCGAAGCTTGAAGAAGCGCTTGGCGATCGCTTTTTGCTGGTGACGCAAAACATCGACAATTTGCATGAACGCGCGGGCAATCGCAACATCATTCATATGCATGGCGAGCTGTTGAAGGTGCGCTGTTCGCAAAGCGGCCAGATTCTGGAATGGAACGGCGATGTGATGCCGGAAGATAAATGTCACTGCTGTCAGTTCCCGGCGCCGCTACGTCCGCACGTGGTGTGGTTTGGCGAGATGCCGCTTGGCATGGATGAAATTTATATGGCGCTGTCGATGGCGGATATTTTTATCGCCATTGGCACGTCCGGTCATGTCTATCCGGCTGCGGGTTTTGTGCATGAAGCAAAACTGCACGGCGCACATACGGTGGAACTGAATCTTGAGCCAAGCCAAGTCGGCAGCGAGTTTGAAGAGAAGCACTACGGCCCGGCAAGCCAGGTTGTGCCGGAATTTGTTGATAAAT
This DNA window, taken from Salmonella enterica subsp. enterica serovar Typhimurium str. LT2, encodes the following:
- the ycfU gene encoding integral membrane protein ABC transporter (similar to E. coli orf, hypothetical protein (AAC74200.1); Blastp hit to AAC74200.1 (399 aa), 93% identity in aa 1 - 399); this encodes MSAFFRITLTNSYGSDIYAFRFRLYTRDFANSNQTDYMYQPVALFIGLRYMRGRAADRFGRFVSWLSTIGITLGVMALVTVLSVMNGFERELQNNILGLMPQAILSAEHGSLNPNQMPEKAVNLQGVNRIAPLTTGDVVLQSARSVAVGVMLGIDPAQKDPLTPYLVNVKQSELQPGKYNVILGEQLAGQLGVNRGDQIRLMVPSASQFTPMGRLPSQRLFTVIGTFAANSEVDGYEMLVNIQDASRLMRYPAGNITGWRLWLDEPLQVDTLSQQTLPQGTKWQDWRERKGELFQAVRMEKNMMGLLLSLIVAVAAFNIITSLGLMVMEKQGEVAILQTQGLTPRQIMMVFMVQGASAGIIGALLGAALGALLASQLNNLMPIIGAFLDGAALPVAIEPLQVIVIALVAMAIALLSTLYPSWRAAATQPAEALRYE
- the ycfW gene encoding integral membrane protein ABC transporter (similar to E. coli putative kinase (AAC74202.1); Blastp hit to AAC74202.1 (414 aa), 92% identity in aa 1 - 414); the protein is MASPLSLLIGLRFSRGRRRGGMVSLISVISTIGIALGVAVLIVGLSAMNGFERELNNRILAVVPHGEIEAVNQPWTNWREALAKVQKVPGIAAAAPYINFTGLVESGANLRAIQVKGVDPKQEQQLSALPSFVQNHAWDHFKAGEQQIIIGKGVADALNVKQGDWVSIMIPNANADHKLLQPKRVRLHVIGILQLSGQLDHSFAMIPLEDAQQYLDMGSSVSGIALKVHDVFNANKLVRDAGEVTNSYVYIKSWIGTYGYMYRDIQMIRAIMYLAMILVIGVACFNIVSTLVMAVKDKSGDIAVLRTLGAKDGLIRAIFVWYGLLAGLLGSLIGVAIGVVVSLQLTAIINGIEKAIGHQFLSGDIYFIDFLPSELHWLDVVYVLVTALLLSLLASWYPARRASNIDPARVLSGQ
- the ycfV gene encoding ATP-binding protein ABC transporter (similar to E. coli putative ATP-binding component of a transport system (AAC74201.1); Blastp hit to AAC74201.1 (228 aa), 94% identity in aa 1 - 228) produces the protein MNKILLQCDNLCKRYQEGTVQTDVLHDVSFSIGEGEMMAIVGSSGSGKSTLLHLLGGLDTPTSGDVIFSGQPMSKLSSAAKAELRNQKLGFIYQFHHLLPDFTALENVAMPLLIGKKKPAEIDARAREMLHAVGLEHRATHRPSELSGGERQRVAIARALVNNPRLVLADEPTGNLDARNADSIFELLGELNRLQGTAFLVVTHDLQLAKRMSRQLEMRDGRLTAELSLMGAE
- the ycfX gene encoding putative regulator (NagC/XylR family) (similar to E. coli putative NAGC-like transcriptional regulator (AAC74203.1); Blastp hit to AAC74203.1 (303 aa), 92% identity in aa 1 - 303) — encoded protein: MYYGFDIGGTKIALGVFDSTRRLQWEKRVPTPHTSYSAFLDAVCELVEEADQRFGVKGSVGIGIPGMPETEDGTLYAANVPAASGKPLRADLSARLDRDVRLDNDANCFALSEAWDDEFTQYPLVMGLILGTGVGGGLVLNGKPITGQSYITGEFGHMRLPVDALTLMGFDFPLRRCGCGQMGCIENYLSGRGFAWLYQHYYDQSLQAPEIIALWEQGDEQAHAHVERYLDLLAVCLGNILTIVDPDLLVIGGGLSNFTAITTQLAERLPRHLLPVARAPRIERARHGDAGGMRGAAFLHLTD
- the cobB gene encoding putative nicotinate-nucleotide dimethylbenzimidazolephosphoribosltransferase (homolog of virulence factor; similar to E. coli putative nicotinic acid mononucleotide:5,6-dimethylbenzimidazole (DMB) phosphoribosyltransferase (AAC74204.1); Blastp hit to AAC74204.1 (279 aa), 91% identity in aa 1 - 273), with translation MQSRRFHRLSRFRKNKRLLRERLRQRIFFRDRVVPEMMENPRVLVLTGAGISAESGIRTFRAADGLWEEHRVEDVATPEGFARNPGLVQTFYNARRQQLQQPEIQPNAAHLALAKLEEALGDRFLLVTQNIDNLHERAGNRNIIHMHGELLKVRCSQSGQILEWNGDVMPEDKCHCCQFPAPLRPHVVWFGEMPLGMDEIYMALSMADIFIAIGTSGHVYPAAGFVHEAKLHGAHTVELNLEPSQVGSEFEEKHYGPASQVVPEFVDKFLKGL